The nucleotide window TGCGGGTATCGGTATGGTAGATGGCGTATTAAAATTAATTCCTGCTGCAAAAGTAGGGCATATTGGTCTTTACCGTGATCCGGAAACATTAAAGCCGGTAGAATATTATGCAAAACTTCCAGCAGATGTTGAAGAGCGTGACTTCATCATTGTTGACCCGATGTTAGCAACAGGTGGTTCAGCTGTAGAAGCGATTAATTCACTGAAAAAGCGCGGCGCAAAAAGCATTAAGTTTATGTGTCTGATCGCAGCTCCAGAAGGTGTGGAAGAAATTCAAAAAAATCACTCAGACGTAGATATTTACATCGCATCTCTAGATGAAAAATTAAATGATCATGGCTATATCGTACCAGGCTTGGGTGATGCCGGGGATCGTTTGTTCGGAACAAAATAATAAATAAACGAGACGTCCGTAAGCAGTTGCGGGCGTTTTATATTAATACGGCTAGTATAATAAATACTTGCAGAAAAAATTAATTATAGTTTAGACAAGGAGAAGAATAATGACAAAGAAGTTTAAAGTTATGACGATTTTTGGAACACGTCCGGAAGCAATTAAAATGGCCCCTCTTGTGCTGGAACTGGAAAAACATCCGGAACAAATTGAATCGATTGTTACTGTAACGGCCCAGCATCGTCAAATGCTTGACCAGGTATTGGAAACTTTTGAAATTACACCGGATTATGATTTAAATATAATGAAAGACCGTCAAACATTAGTGGATGTAGCGACGAATGCACTATTAGGACTTGATCGAGTAATGAAAGAAGCAAAACCTGATATTGTATTGGTACACGGTGATACAGCAACAACTTTTGTAGGCAGTCTGGCGGCTTTCTACAATCAGATTGCAATTGGGCATGTAGAAGCAGGACTTCGTACAGGTCAAAAATATTCACCATATCCTGAAGAGATGAACCGTCAGTTAACTGGTGTAATGGCAGATCTGCATTTTGCGCCAACGGAACAATCCCGTGCAAATCTGTTAAAGGAAAACAAACCGGCAGAAGCAATTTTCGTAACAGGCAACACGGCTATCGATGCATTAAAAACAACGGTAAGTGACAATTATACACATCCGGTTATTGAAAAAATCGGTTCAGACCGCATGATTTTACTAACGGCACACCGTCGTGAAAACCTGGGTGAACCTATGCGCAATATGTTCCGTGCTATTATGCGTCTGTTGAACGAGCATGAAGATGTGCAGGTTGTTTACCCAGTGCATATGAATCCTGCAGTTCGAGAAGTAGCCAATGAAATTTTAGGGGACAACCCTCGTGTTCATTTGATCGAACCGTTGGAAGTATTTGACTTCCATAATTTCGCCGCCCGTTCTTACATGATTTTAACGGATTCTGGCGGTGTTCAGGAAGAAGCGCCATCACTAGGGAAGCCGGTACTTGTTTTACGTGATACAACAGAGCGTCCTGAAGGGATTGCGGCAGGTACGCTGAAGCTTGCGGGAACAGATGAAGAAGTTATATACAAAATGGCGAAAGAATTATTAGTCAATGATAAGGCCTATGAAGCGATGGCACATGCATCGAATCCGTATGGAGATGGATTTGCTTCAGAGCGTATTGTAGAAGCACTACTGCAATTTGCTCAAAAGC belongs to Solibacillus sp. FSL W7-1436 and includes:
- the wecB gene encoding non-hydrolyzing UDP-N-acetylglucosamine 2-epimerase, with protein sequence MTKKFKVMTIFGTRPEAIKMAPLVLELEKHPEQIESIVTVTAQHRQMLDQVLETFEITPDYDLNIMKDRQTLVDVATNALLGLDRVMKEAKPDIVLVHGDTATTFVGSLAAFYNQIAIGHVEAGLRTGQKYSPYPEEMNRQLTGVMADLHFAPTEQSRANLLKENKPAEAIFVTGNTAIDALKTTVSDNYTHPVIEKIGSDRMILLTAHRRENLGEPMRNMFRAIMRLLNEHEDVQVVYPVHMNPAVREVANEILGDNPRVHLIEPLEVFDFHNFAARSYMILTDSGGVQEEAPSLGKPVLVLRDTTERPEGIAAGTLKLAGTDEEVIYKMAKELLVNDKAYEAMAHASNPYGDGFASERIVEALLQFAQKQLVDESVEKAETR
- the upp gene encoding uracil phosphoribosyltransferase, coding for MSKVYVFDHPLIQHKLTYIRDKETGTKEFRELVDEVATLMAFEITRDLPLEEIEVDTPVTKAKAKVLSGKKMAIVPILRAGIGMVDGVLKLIPAAKVGHIGLYRDPETLKPVEYYAKLPADVEERDFIIVDPMLATGGSAVEAINSLKKRGAKSIKFMCLIAAPEGVEEIQKNHSDVDIYIASLDEKLNDHGYIVPGLGDAGDRLFGTK